One Pyrofollis japonicus DNA window includes the following coding sequences:
- a CDS encoding molybdopterin-dependent oxidoreductase — MLASPVLGCLVRFNKNLMAGTSIPFSFECVVEESIDTYGDVVRVAESAASYLSDLLGLHLELGNKVHWEFIGRRFNLYAYELLGGGTSIGELRVIENGGYVINISGVLVDSIVNRVEGDLADELLNKRVISKGYTMKTVFLEPLSMELKPSGQVVVPRFIVYAAEGIPSVKPETWRLRIRGAVNEETVLGYQELAKRARSLGEKDFHCVTGWSVKSKQWHGVPLAELLEEAGVRPGAKWLGARSVSGYASIVPLEIALREGIVATHVDGKSLTRENGFPARLFFPSLYGWKAVKWVQEIILLEDYEDGYWESLSYHERGLVSSEERFKIRNPAIARYRRLVGESRKLPPES; from the coding sequence TTGCTGGCGAGCCCGGTACTGGGATGCTTAGTGCGTTTTAACAAGAACTTAATGGCTGGGACCAGTATACCATTTAGCTTTGAATGTGTTGTTGAAGAAAGTATAGATACCTATGGCGATGTAGTCAGGGTTGCCGAGAGTGCTGCTTCGTATCTCTCGGATCTCCTGGGCCTGCACCTAGAGCTCGGTAACAAGGTTCATTGGGAGTTTATAGGTCGTCGATTCAACCTTTATGCTTACGAACTCCTAGGCGGTGGAACGAGTATAGGCGAGCTCCGGGTTATCGAGAACGGAGGATATGTGATAAACATTAGTGGTGTTCTAGTGGATAGTATAGTCAATCGTGTTGAGGGAGACCTAGCTGATGAGCTGCTAAATAAGCGAGTGATAAGTAAGGGTTATACGATGAAAACCGTTTTCCTTGAGCCTTTAAGCATGGAGCTAAAGCCCTCCGGGCAGGTAGTCGTTCCCCGCTTCATAGTCTACGCGGCTGAAGGTATACCCAGTGTTAAGCCGGAAACTTGGAGACTAAGAATAAGGGGCGCTGTCAACGAGGAAACTGTGTTGGGCTACCAAGAGCTAGCGAAGAGGGCACGCTCTCTCGGCGAGAAGGATTTCCACTGCGTAACAGGATGGAGTGTTAAGTCGAAACAGTGGCACGGCGTCCCCCTGGCGGAGCTCCTTGAAGAAGCAGGCGTTAGGCCTGGCGCAAAATGGCTCGGGGCTAGAAGCGTCTCAGGCTATGCATCAATAGTCCCGCTAGAAATAGCGCTTCGGGAAGGAATAGTGGCTACACATGTAGATGGTAAATCGTTGACCAGGGAGAACGGGTTTCCGGCCCGTCTTTTCTTTCCAAGCTTGTATGGCTGGAAAGCCGTAAAATGGGTCCAAGAGATAATCCTGCTAGAGGACTATGAAGACGGTTACTGGGAGTCGTTATCGTATCATGAGCGTGGGCTCGTATCCTCAGAAGAGAGATTCAAAATACGTAATCCCGCTATAGCTAGATATAGGCGCCTCGTAGGAGAATCTCGTAAACTTCCGCCCGAAAGCTAG
- a CDS encoding cytochrome ubiquinol oxidase subunit I — translation MSAVAHWSSYPATVDRALSFIGIEIHWAILQYVLGLPFMAFIALLLYNRSKDKAWLRFARTLAKGFVIVFAVGAATGTASEFGLVLIWPHLTEAAGRYIYFPLYAEIFAFLMEVVFIYMLWYGWNKLSPRALAAVAFLGFLGAWYSASMILSVNSYMVAPTGVLPAYKPDGTYLYSQGYPKMTVYVPNDIVPLLNITALKAGGVEILGASGNAVKVAIPAKVVQQLVREAWTGATLGESILVKGGFVNMTTVKFLASHPEVVREIATKLGVPAASLAGMNDGLQMLLNIPVKNVLDYILMTTIKKIGFMSVTFKSPVYLATLMHTIGSALTVSGFTVLAGYALRLLRMPENADPEYRRYVVKAFKFAAVFAAIVIAYQGFIAGHEMGRAVAEWNPEKFAAMEGTSEHILSLSKLLGADKIMPLIAYGSMNAKLPVYDKIPADYCKCKLAGTPPVEDCRPPIIIHYVYYTKIGLGILIGLYGLIVALIAIRNSWSFVDKLLNALRIRGELPSRTLLLLAPVAAFLAQLVSTMGWFVREVGRKPWSIYSVMTVDVAHTFNPAPLWQVVLVALFYISVGIALIYAVYKVLWVPGKPKPQ, via the coding sequence ATGAGCGCTGTTGCTCACTGGTCATCGTATCCGGCTACGGTTGATAGGGCATTATCGTTCATCGGTATAGAGATTCACTGGGCTATCCTGCAGTACGTTTTAGGACTACCATTTATGGCGTTTATTGCGCTGCTACTCTATAATCGTAGCAAAGACAAGGCATGGCTAAGATTCGCGAGAACGCTCGCAAAGGGCTTCGTAATAGTGTTCGCTGTTGGCGCTGCCACGGGAACTGCTAGCGAGTTCGGCCTAGTACTCATATGGCCTCATCTAACAGAGGCAGCGGGACGCTACATCTACTTCCCGTTATATGCTGAGATATTTGCGTTTCTAATGGAAGTAGTATTCATTTATATGCTCTGGTATGGATGGAACAAGCTATCGCCTAGAGCACTAGCGGCCGTCGCATTTCTAGGATTCCTAGGAGCGTGGTATAGTGCCTCAATGATTCTAAGTGTGAATAGCTACATGGTTGCACCTACTGGTGTGCTGCCAGCATACAAACCTGATGGCACGTATTTGTATTCACAGGGCTATCCAAAAATGACTGTATACGTGCCCAACGATATAGTGCCTTTACTAAATATTACAGCGCTAAAGGCAGGAGGAGTAGAAATACTAGGTGCTAGTGGCAACGCGGTTAAAGTAGCTATACCTGCCAAGGTCGTGCAACAGCTCGTAAGAGAAGCTTGGACAGGAGCCACGCTTGGAGAAAGCATTTTAGTCAAAGGCGGCTTCGTGAACATGACCACTGTCAAGTTCCTTGCATCGCACCCAGAAGTTGTTAGAGAAATCGCAACAAAGCTTGGAGTTCCAGCAGCCTCTCTTGCCGGCATGAATGATGGGTTGCAGATGCTGCTAAATATACCGGTCAAGAATGTACTAGACTACATACTTATGACAACAATAAAGAAAATAGGATTCATGAGTGTGACGTTCAAGAGCCCAGTATATCTCGCAACGCTTATGCATACAATAGGTTCTGCTCTCACTGTCTCAGGATTCACGGTGCTCGCAGGCTATGCGCTAAGATTGCTAAGAATGCCGGAGAACGCTGATCCCGAGTACCGCAGATACGTTGTAAAAGCATTCAAGTTTGCAGCAGTATTTGCAGCCATAGTGATAGCTTACCAGGGATTCATTGCTGGTCATGAAATGGGCAGGGCTGTTGCTGAGTGGAATCCAGAGAAGTTTGCGGCAATGGAGGGCACAAGCGAGCACATCTTGAGTCTCTCGAAGCTGCTCGGGGCAGATAAGATAATGCCGCTAATAGCGTATGGCTCAATGAATGCCAAGCTACCAGTGTACGATAAGATACCCGCCGATTATTGTAAGTGCAAGCTCGCAGGAACACCGCCAGTAGAGGACTGCAGGCCTCCAATAATAATCCATTATGTCTACTATACAAAGATAGGACTCGGCATCCTAATAGGGCTATACGGGCTAATAGTGGCCCTGATAGCTATTAGGAATAGTTGGAGCTTCGTGGACAAGCTCCTTAACGCTCTGAGGATAAGGGGCGAACTACCATCAAGGACTCTGTTATTACTCGCGCCAGTAGCAGCATTCCTAGCACAGCTCGTAAGTACTATGGGTTGGTTCGTGAGAGAAGTCGGTAGAAAGCCCTGGAGCATATACAGTGTAATGACAGTTGATGTTGCACATACATTCAATCCTGCACCGCTGTGGCAAGTAGTGCTCGTCGCGCTCTTCTACATAAGCGTGGGTATTGCGCTAATTTATGCCGTCTATAAGGTCCTATGGGTTCCAGGGAAGCCCAAGCCACAATAG
- the sufC gene encoding Fe-S cluster assembly ATPase SufC, with protein sequence MFEVSQVKVYVSDGKEVVKGVSLSFSKPGIYVIMGPNGAGKSSLVNAIMGHQGYVVEGRIVLNGEDITKLPTHEKARKGITLAVQMPIEIEGVRVAEILTRIIKRFRGITKSEEASRLARELLSIVGLPEDFLYRYFMVGMSGGERKRLELVRVIAQKPKVALLDEPDSGVDVESMPLIARAIKKLRDEGAIVILISHQPRLFEYLEPDEVYVMYDGRIVLKGGLEVIKLIEEKGYTWIAQKSGGGKQP encoded by the coding sequence ATGTTTGAGGTTTCACAAGTAAAAGTCTACGTGAGCGATGGCAAGGAGGTAGTAAAGGGAGTCAGTCTTAGCTTCTCAAAGCCGGGAATATATGTCATTATGGGGCCTAATGGGGCAGGTAAGAGTAGTCTTGTCAATGCTATTATGGGGCATCAAGGCTACGTAGTTGAGGGAAGAATAGTACTAAATGGCGAAGATATCACTAAGCTACCGACCCATGAAAAAGCACGTAAAGGTATAACTCTGGCTGTTCAGATGCCTATTGAGATAGAAGGAGTCCGCGTAGCTGAGATCTTGACGAGAATAATCAAGAGATTTAGAGGGATAACGAAATCGGAGGAAGCTTCCCGCCTGGCACGAGAACTTCTATCCATTGTTGGTTTGCCGGAAGACTTCTTGTACCGTTACTTCATGGTTGGGATGAGCGGTGGAGAGCGCAAGCGCTTAGAACTTGTGAGAGTTATTGCCCAGAAGCCAAAGGTCGCGCTTCTCGACGAACCCGATAGTGGAGTCGACGTTGAGAGCATGCCCTTGATAGCAAGGGCTATTAAGAAGCTTCGCGACGAGGGAGCAATAGTTATACTCATATCGCATCAGCCTCGCTTATTCGAGTACCTTGAACCGGATGAAGTATACGTAATGTATGATGGTAGAATCGTCTTGAAGGGTGGGCTCGAAGTAATCAAGCTTATCGAGGAGAAGGGCTATACATGGATAGCCCAAAAAAGTGGTGGAGGTAAACAACCATGA
- a CDS encoding DUF488 domain-containing protein, whose amino-acid sequence MNAIRRIVYTLGHSTRSLQEFFDILSYYGVELVIDVRRWPTSRRFPWFRKEVLEKELRERGYIYLWMGDVLGGYRRIGIDVPEGVEGASCFTSEGFRAYALYVTLVEDAWRAVLRLEELARQYRTVIICKERLPWRCHRKILADILELHGFKVKHVIEKGRVISHRLSRCVKLRSDGRAIYE is encoded by the coding sequence GTGAATGCTATTAGGAGAATAGTCTATACTCTCGGCCACAGTACGCGCAGTCTACAAGAATTTTTTGATATATTGAGCTATTACGGTGTCGAACTGGTTATTGATGTACGCCGCTGGCCCACAAGTAGGAGGTTTCCCTGGTTTCGTAAAGAGGTTCTCGAGAAGGAGCTTCGAGAAAGGGGTTATATTTATCTCTGGATGGGTGATGTGCTTGGAGGCTATCGTAGGATCGGGATAGATGTGCCGGAAGGTGTTGAAGGGGCTTCATGCTTCACGTCAGAGGGGTTTCGGGCATATGCGCTCTATGTGACTCTCGTCGAAGACGCATGGCGAGCCGTCCTGCGCTTAGAGGAGCTTGCACGCCAATATCGCACTGTCATTATTTGTAAGGAGCGCCTGCCATGGCGCTGTCATCGTAAGATACTGGCTGATATACTAGAGCTACACGGGTTTAAGGTAAAACATGTTATTGAAAAAGGACGTGTTATTTCTCATAGACTCTCTAGGTGCGTTAAGCTTAGAAGTGATGGAAGAGCGATCTACGAGTGA
- a CDS encoding MBL fold metallo-hydrolase has translation MSTCNKIGDIVVCIGDLSTNTIIYRDIVIDASLKPAFLPTRPRYVLLTHGHADHFRYAALYHDMGALVAAPRHCLPLIENPAINQMATIGWAGPIDEEMITKYFVGRGVRVDTALEHGHVIGTIEALATPGHTPGHLVYMIETSLGRVLAAGDTVLGKDYLEKTPLPYHTSTIWLEGSLNKLKSLDADILVPGHGSIAEGKREVLRVLDSNLGKIDQMLRLVEQVLPGRDEEPVHADEVAARVAEALGYSRSRRAYSVLSPTIRALLLALKRKGRAELQVHRGVLAWRRK, from the coding sequence TTGAGCACTTGTAACAAGATAGGCGATATAGTAGTATGCATCGGGGATCTGTCAACAAATACGATTATCTATAGAGACATTGTTATTGATGCGTCCCTGAAACCAGCCTTTCTACCGACCAGGCCTCGATACGTGCTCTTAACCCATGGCCACGCGGATCATTTCAGGTATGCAGCACTCTACCACGATATGGGTGCCCTAGTTGCTGCCCCTCGCCACTGCCTACCTCTCATAGAAAACCCTGCCATTAACCAGATGGCCACTATTGGGTGGGCCGGCCCCATCGATGAAGAGATGATAACGAAGTACTTTGTTGGCAGAGGAGTTCGCGTAGACACAGCACTTGAGCATGGCCACGTAATCGGCACTATTGAGGCCTTAGCGACGCCCGGTCATACACCAGGACACTTAGTATATATGATTGAAACTAGTTTGGGAAGGGTACTTGCGGCTGGCGATACGGTGCTCGGCAAAGACTATCTCGAAAAGACTCCTCTCCCGTATCATACTAGCACTATTTGGCTTGAGGGGAGCCTTAACAAGCTGAAAAGCCTCGATGCTGACATACTTGTGCCGGGCCACGGCTCGATAGCCGAGGGTAAGAGAGAGGTGCTCAGAGTCCTTGACTCTAACCTTGGCAAAATAGATCAGATGCTAAGGCTTGTTGAACAAGTCTTGCCGGGGAGGGACGAGGAGCCCGTCCACGCCGATGAAGTTGCAGCTAGGGTGGCGGAGGCCCTAGGGTATAGTCGTAGTAGGCGAGCATACTCCGTTCTCTCGCCTACTATCCGGGCCCTGCTCTTAGCGTTAAAGCGCAAAGGGAGAGCAGAGCTCCAAGTCCATAGAGGTGTCCTTGCGTGGAGAAGAAAATAG
- a CDS encoding radical SAM protein produces the protein MEKKIGPPARLWEPVRDKPGFARCLVCERRCPIAPGARGACGNYININGKLYHLGYGRISAAESRPIEIKPLFHYWPNSTALTFSGWGCNFYCPWCQNHSLSFRHPQPDDPVVEPEILVREALRGGDEGLCASFNEPATLFDYLVDVFELGKRHGLYATVVTNGYFTLKALDMLIEAGVDGWSIDIKGCPKLREKRILAPINHEYVFRNARRVLDRGGHVEMVHLVVTGTNDDPECFEWIIDKHIQYLGHSTPLHINRYYPAHRWDKPPTPIAKLLEWRNKAKKAGIEHIYVGNIGNPELETTRCPRCGKVLIRRERYRVTYFNLDCSNGKCKCPRCGYPIPLRGKYVGNKLWVPRVLL, from the coding sequence GTGGAGAAGAAAATAGGGCCTCCAGCCAGGCTCTGGGAACCGGTGCGCGATAAGCCGGGATTTGCACGGTGCCTTGTCTGCGAGCGGCGCTGTCCAATAGCACCTGGTGCGCGGGGCGCATGTGGAAACTATATCAACATTAATGGAAAGCTTTACCACCTCGGCTATGGGAGGATAAGCGCTGCGGAGAGCCGCCCAATAGAGATCAAGCCGCTCTTCCATTACTGGCCAAACAGCACCGCCCTAACGTTCTCGGGATGGGGCTGCAACTTCTACTGCCCCTGGTGCCAGAACCACAGCCTCAGCTTCCGCCACCCCCAGCCCGACGACCCGGTAGTTGAGCCGGAGATACTTGTCCGCGAGGCTCTGCGAGGAGGAGACGAGGGCTTATGCGCGAGCTTCAATGAGCCAGCCACGCTCTTCGACTACCTAGTGGATGTTTTCGAACTGGGGAAGAGGCACGGCCTATACGCCACGGTCGTGACGAACGGCTACTTCACCCTAAAGGCGCTAGACATGCTCATCGAGGCAGGAGTTGACGGCTGGAGCATAGATATCAAGGGCTGTCCAAAGCTCCGCGAAAAGCGAATACTGGCCCCCATAAACCATGAATATGTCTTCCGCAATGCGCGCAGAGTGCTCGATCGCGGCGGCCACGTGGAAATGGTCCACCTAGTGGTCACCGGGACAAATGATGACCCAGAGTGCTTCGAATGGATAATAGACAAGCACATACAATACCTGGGACACAGTACACCGCTCCACATAAACCGCTACTACCCGGCCCACCGCTGGGACAAACCACCAACACCCATAGCCAAGCTCCTAGAATGGAGAAACAAGGCAAAGAAGGCCGGGATAGAACACATCTACGTAGGCAACATCGGCAACCCCGAACTAGAAACAACAAGGTGCCCGCGATGCGGCAAAGTACTAATAAGGCGGGAAAGGTACCGCGTCACATACTTCAACCTAGACTGTAGCAACGGTAAGTGCAAGTGCCCAAGGTGTGGCTACCCTATCCCGCTACGAGGAAAATACGTTGGAAACAAGCTATGGGTCCCACGAGTACTCCTCTAA
- a CDS encoding cytochrome ubiquinol oxidase subunit I, with product MVGLAPAFLALTFGLHITMVNLGIGLAWLVPYLKWRADRGEKDLEQVARSLMRFYAATYGVAGVFGTAFTVFLLSYYPGFIGFAGDIAMIPFGIAIVMIALHFFAISAFWYGWDRWSRGTHYFIGFLLGISALLIPLGFRAVFAFLNIPAGLGYDPAAKKFYLDVAAAILKNPTYIPLYVKSIVAAFTTTFLVVMGAYAYKYFIVNSEAEKQVSLKVARMMAKPAAVGLALMLLLGLWYAFSLENIPYKFNNVFATLGLKVGYGKAYYDVSWLFVLKMLLFLFQIVAVAYAFKAVMSGRISRTHGRILLYAGVAALLTVAAGEYLNAFSQYPFFVAVWPDVLAGHIQPTDLAKYGISIPASSLPEVVSKINSIVLLDKTPTVSKILQGLGIDKYFPEVNPVNEIAVEGSVVALTIGFLVFLLAAAAYLVFYILLRPSSPKKVEEAIAEEY from the coding sequence ATGGTAGGGCTTGCCCCGGCATTCCTGGCGTTAACGTTCGGGCTCCATATAACAATGGTTAACTTGGGAATAGGGCTAGCGTGGCTGGTACCATATTTAAAGTGGAGAGCCGATCGGGGCGAGAAAGACCTTGAGCAAGTAGCTAGGAGCCTTATGAGGTTTTACGCGGCCACCTATGGCGTTGCAGGAGTATTCGGTACAGCGTTTACAGTATTCCTGCTAAGCTATTATCCGGGATTCATAGGCTTTGCCGGAGACATCGCGATGATCCCGTTCGGTATAGCCATAGTCATGATAGCCCTCCACTTCTTCGCGATTTCAGCGTTCTGGTACGGCTGGGATAGGTGGAGTAGAGGGACTCACTACTTCATAGGCTTCTTGCTAGGAATATCGGCGCTCCTAATACCCCTCGGCTTCAGGGCAGTCTTCGCCTTCCTAAACATCCCTGCAGGGTTAGGCTACGATCCTGCCGCAAAGAAGTTCTATCTAGATGTGGCGGCAGCTATCTTGAAGAACCCAACCTACATACCGCTCTACGTCAAGAGCATTGTAGCAGCATTCACGACAACGTTCCTCGTAGTGATGGGGGCATATGCCTACAAGTACTTCATAGTAAACAGTGAGGCCGAGAAACAAGTTTCACTCAAAGTAGCCAGGATGATGGCAAAGCCAGCAGCCGTAGGGCTTGCGTTAATGCTGTTACTAGGCCTCTGGTACGCCTTTAGCCTAGAAAATATACCATATAAGTTCAACAACGTCTTTGCAACCCTTGGATTGAAAGTAGGATACGGTAAAGCATACTATGACGTATCATGGCTGTTCGTGCTAAAGATGCTACTATTCTTGTTCCAAATAGTCGCGGTGGCATATGCCTTTAAAGCAGTAATGAGTGGAAGAATAAGCAGGACTCATGGTAGGATACTGCTCTATGCTGGTGTAGCGGCACTCTTAACCGTGGCTGCAGGAGAATACCTTAACGCATTCAGCCAGTACCCGTTCTTCGTAGCAGTATGGCCTGACGTCCTAGCAGGCCACATACAGCCCACAGACCTAGCAAAATACGGTATAAGTATACCTGCTAGCTCGCTGCCAGAAGTAGTAAGCAAGATAAACAGTATAGTTCTACTCGACAAAACACCTACAGTATCCAAGATTCTCCAGGGCCTTGGCATAGACAAGTACTTCCCAGAAGTAAATCCCGTAAACGAGATAGCAGTCGAGGGATCAGTAGTAGCCCTCACTATCGGCTTCCTAGTATTCCTACTAGCAGCTGCCGCATACCTGGTATTCTACATACTGCTTCGGCCAAGCTCTCCGAAGAAGGTCGAAGAAGCGATAGCGGAAGAATACTAG
- a CDS encoding SLC13 family permease: MAAAEAIAAIIFSITVAAIVLRVVDESVAGLAGLIAMIVFTKYSPLEAFRIIDWNVIAILLGMWVITGYMIEGGFAEAVVSLVAKRVKSYRKFLLAMAILAGFVSIFVDNVLVILLFGSIVLEAARRAGGNPVLAILLIGFSANFMGTALLMGDLPPQLLHSIAGAEFLDFIWSHGRPSSFPLLTVTFLLVIMSMYMLFVAREPESMVKLDEAETGSQINKAVLTIGLAGFIATVIGMAIRPLLGAPLGFITIAGAAITSLIGELYNKASAKGVSFEKALEHVEWRALLFYASLFGLVGGLEVNHVLRSIAEHFVGFIEASPYIAYTVFYWLVALLASVIEHDALLLTFLYLVRDAATLSGVNAWPLYWGMAWSATLASNLTVAAAPALYVAVAMAEKSGYKVTPKTFLKYSVPFVLLSLIIQYVLSIPIWAPLMTMK, from the coding sequence TTGGCCGCTGCTGAGGCGATAGCAGCAATAATCTTCTCCATCACTGTGGCAGCTATAGTTCTAAGAGTTGTAGACGAAAGTGTTGCAGGCCTTGCTGGCTTAATAGCTATGATCGTCTTTACCAAATATAGTCCTCTTGAAGCGTTTCGGATTATCGACTGGAATGTTATCGCGATACTGCTTGGTATGTGGGTTATAACAGGCTATATGATTGAGGGTGGTTTTGCGGAGGCTGTCGTATCCCTAGTTGCTAAACGAGTGAAGAGCTATCGTAAGTTTTTGCTAGCTATGGCTATTCTTGCTGGCTTTGTATCTATATTTGTTGACAATGTTCTCGTAATTCTTCTTTTCGGCTCCATAGTTCTCGAGGCAGCTCGCCGCGCAGGAGGCAATCCTGTTTTGGCAATACTCCTTATAGGCTTCTCTGCAAACTTCATGGGCACAGCTCTGCTGATGGGTGATCTTCCACCGCAGCTTCTCCACAGCATTGCGGGGGCTGAATTCCTGGACTTTATATGGAGCCATGGTAGGCCGAGTAGTTTTCCCTTGCTCACGGTGACATTCTTGCTCGTCATAATGTCTATGTATATGTTGTTTGTGGCGAGAGAGCCAGAGAGCATGGTAAAGCTTGATGAGGCAGAGACTGGTTCGCAAATAAATAAGGCTGTTTTAACAATAGGCTTAGCAGGATTTATCGCAACTGTTATAGGTATGGCTATTAGGCCTCTTCTCGGAGCCCCATTGGGCTTCATAACTATAGCGGGTGCGGCAATCACCTCGCTGATCGGAGAACTATACAACAAGGCCTCTGCAAAAGGTGTTAGCTTCGAAAAAGCCTTAGAACATGTTGAATGGCGTGCACTACTCTTCTATGCATCGCTCTTTGGCCTCGTGGGCGGGCTTGAGGTTAACCACGTTCTCCGCTCAATAGCGGAACACTTCGTAGGCTTCATAGAAGCAAGCCCCTATATAGCCTATACAGTGTTCTATTGGCTTGTCGCATTACTAGCATCCGTAATTGAGCATGATGCTCTCTTGCTGACTTTTCTCTACCTCGTGCGCGATGCCGCAACACTTAGCGGGGTTAACGCCTGGCCACTGTACTGGGGCATGGCTTGGTCAGCCACTCTTGCTAGTAACTTAACTGTTGCCGCTGCACCAGCCCTTTATGTCGCGGTTGCAATGGCTGAGAAATCAGGATATAAGGTCACGCCAAAAACGTTTCTAAAATATTCCGTCCCATTTGTGCTACTCTCGCTCATAATTCAGTACGTGCTCTCAATACCCATATGGGCACCACTTATGACAATGAAATAA
- a CDS encoding SufD family Fe-S cluster assembly protein, whose translation MRSRDAALTDKPLTELSRDDIIEFSKRREEPEWVLRRRLEAYEYLRSTPPDPRIDPFMERVTYKTFIESLENPVLPTEEAIRAAERLGVKPEELEVLASGFSIDVDNRLVKAVLKFFEKKGVIFTSMDEAVKKYPVVKDYAFRALHPRLNRKTAYHVMLWAGGPFIYVPAGVRIPQPLQGVFIIGREGLGQTEHTLIVLEEGAELHWIEGCTTPIALRYAVHLGGLEAFVKDNARLYVASINNWLGEVHHMPVKRAIVEGRNAYVELTSIAFYSTTSNTSPRVDVEGENSKAVIQNIALYRDKQKIYSAPLIRLNAPKTSAQILNRTVVRDEAEEEFRGEIYAARGAKGATGFMSCNTLIIGERAKSITVPAIGSEEKDAELSHEASVGRISYEKLYYMALMGFSEEEATWLIVNGFFEPVINKLPIDVQIEVKKILELALLGH comes from the coding sequence ATGAGGAGTCGGGACGCTGCTTTAACCGATAAGCCTCTGACTGAGCTGAGCAGGGACGATATCATAGAGTTTAGCAAGAGGAGAGAGGAGCCTGAATGGGTACTTCGCCGAAGGCTTGAAGCATACGAGTATCTACGGTCTACACCACCCGATCCAAGGATAGACCCCTTCATGGAAAGAGTCACCTACAAGACTTTCATTGAGAGCTTGGAAAACCCTGTTTTGCCGACAGAAGAAGCTATTCGTGCTGCAGAGAGGCTTGGCGTAAAGCCTGAGGAACTTGAAGTCCTCGCTAGCGGATTTAGCATAGATGTTGATAATAGGCTCGTAAAGGCCGTTCTAAAGTTCTTCGAGAAAAAAGGCGTAATATTCACTAGTATGGATGAGGCTGTAAAGAAGTACCCCGTAGTAAAGGACTATGCATTCCGAGCACTTCATCCAAGGCTTAACAGGAAGACAGCTTATCACGTCATGCTCTGGGCCGGTGGCCCCTTCATCTATGTACCAGCAGGGGTTAGGATACCTCAGCCGCTCCAAGGCGTCTTCATAATTGGCCGCGAGGGTCTTGGCCAGACCGAGCACACACTAATAGTCCTTGAGGAGGGTGCTGAGCTTCACTGGATAGAGGGATGTACAACGCCAATAGCGCTACGGTACGCTGTTCACTTAGGAGGATTAGAGGCATTTGTAAAGGATAATGCAAGACTCTATGTTGCTAGCATAAATAATTGGCTAGGCGAGGTCCACCATATGCCTGTTAAGCGCGCAATAGTCGAGGGCAGGAATGCATACGTGGAGCTAACGTCTATAGCATTCTACTCGACAACGTCCAATACGTCGCCGCGTGTAGATGTCGAAGGAGAGAATAGTAAAGCCGTTATACAGAACATTGCGCTTTATCGCGACAAGCAGAAGATCTACAGTGCGCCACTAATACGGCTCAACGCGCCTAAGACGTCTGCCCAAATACTTAACCGCACAGTTGTAAGAGATGAGGCGGAAGAAGAGTTCCGTGGCGAGATATACGCAGCGCGCGGAGCCAAGGGCGCGACCGGCTTCATGAGCTGTAACACATTGATAATAGGAGAGCGCGCTAAGAGCATAACAGTGCCAGCAATAGGCTCAGAGGAAAAGGACGCAGAACTTAGCCATGAGGCAAGTGTTGGTAGAATAAGCTACGAGAAACTATACTACATGGCACTTATGGGTTTCAGCGAGGAAGAAGCCACATGGCTGATAGTAAACGGGTTCTTCGAGCCCGTGATAAACAAGCTCCCAATAGACGTGCAAATAGAAGTAAAGAAGATACTGGAACTAGCTCTGCTTGGACACTAG